From Pseudomonas sp. stari2, a single genomic window includes:
- the cysS gene encoding cysteine--tRNA ligase — protein MLSIYNTLTKSKEVFKPLDGNKVRMYVCGMTVYDYCHLGHGRSMVAFDLVTRWLRFSGYDLTYVRNITDIDDKIINRANENGESFEALTERMIAAMHEDEARLNIQKPDMEPRATDHIPGMHAMIQTLIDKGFAYAPGNGDVYYRVGKFMGYGKLSRKKIEDLRIGARIEVDEAKEDPLDFVLWKGVKPGEPSWESPWGAGRPGWHIECSVMSTCCLGETFDIHGGGSDLEFPHHENEIAQSEAATGKTYANAWMHCGMIRINGEKMSKSLNNFFTIRDVLDKYHPEVVRYLLVSSHYRSAINYSEDNLKDAKGALERFYHALKGLPNVAPAGGEAFVERFTTVMNDDFGTPEACAVLFEMVREINRLRESDLDAAAGLAARLKELASVLGVLQLEADDFLQAGAEGRVDAAEVEALIAARLAARAGKDWAESDRIRDQLTAMGVVLEDGKGGTTWRLAD, from the coding sequence GTGCTTTCGATCTACAACACGCTCACCAAGAGCAAAGAAGTCTTCAAGCCGCTGGATGGCAACAAGGTGCGCATGTACGTCTGCGGGATGACCGTGTACGACTACTGCCACCTGGGCCACGGCCGCAGCATGGTCGCGTTCGACCTGGTGACCCGCTGGTTGCGGTTCAGTGGTTATGACCTGACCTACGTGCGCAACATCACCGACATCGACGACAAGATCATCAACCGTGCCAACGAGAACGGCGAGTCGTTCGAAGCGTTGACCGAGCGCATGATCGCGGCGATGCACGAAGACGAAGCGCGCCTGAACATCCAGAAGCCGGACATGGAACCGCGCGCCACGGATCACATCCCGGGCATGCACGCGATGATCCAGACCCTGATCGACAAGGGTTTCGCCTACGCCCCGGGCAATGGCGACGTGTACTACCGCGTCGGCAAGTTCATGGGCTACGGCAAGCTCTCGCGCAAGAAGATCGAAGACCTGCGCATCGGTGCGCGGATCGAGGTCGACGAAGCCAAGGAAGATCCGCTGGACTTCGTGCTGTGGAAAGGCGTCAAGCCGGGCGAGCCGAGCTGGGAGTCGCCGTGGGGCGCCGGGCGTCCGGGCTGGCACATCGAGTGCTCGGTGATGTCCACCTGCTGCCTCGGTGAGACCTTCGACATTCATGGCGGCGGCAGCGACCTCGAGTTCCCGCACCACGAAAACGAAATCGCCCAGAGCGAAGCGGCCACCGGCAAGACCTACGCCAACGCGTGGATGCATTGCGGCATGATCCGTATCAATGGCGAGAAGATGTCCAAGTCCTTGAACAACTTCTTCACCATTCGCGACGTGCTCGACAAGTACCACCCGGAAGTCGTGCGTTACCTGCTGGTGTCGAGCCACTACCGCAGCGCGATCAACTACTCGGAAGACAATCTCAAGGACGCCAAAGGCGCACTGGAGCGCTTCTACCATGCGTTGAAAGGCCTGCCGAACGTGGCGCCGGCTGGCGGCGAAGCGTTCGTCGAGCGTTTCACCACGGTGATGAACGACGACTTCGGTACGCCGGAAGCCTGCGCGGTGCTGTTCGAGATGGTCCGTGAGATCAACCGTCTGCGCGAGAGCGATCTTGACGCAGCGGCCGGTCTGGCAGCGCGCCTGAAAGAACTGGCTAGCGTGCTGGGTGTGTTGCAGCTCGAAGCCGATGACTTCCTGCAGGCCGGCGCCGAAGGGCGTGTCGATGCAGCCGAAGTCGAGGCGCTGATCGCTGCGCGTCTGGCGGCTCGTGCCGGCAAGGACTGGGCCGAATCCGACCGCATCCGCGACCAGCTCACCGCCATGGGCGTGGTGCTGGAAGACGGCAAGGGCGGCACGACCTGGCGTCTGGCTGACTGA
- a CDS encoding glutamine--tRNA ligase/YqeY domain fusion protein, translated as MSKPTVDPTSNAKSGPAVPVNFLRPIIQADLDSGKHTQIVTRFPPEPNGYLHIGHAKSICVNFGLAQEFGGVTHLRFDDTNPAKEDQEYIDAIESDVKWLGFEWSGEVRYASQYFDQLHDWAIELIKAGKAYVDDLTPEQAKEYRGSLTEPGKNSPFRDRSVEENLDWFARMRAGEFPDGARVLRAKIDMASPNMNLRDPIMYRIRHAHHHQTGDKWCIYPNYDFTHGQSDAIEGITHSICTLEFESHRPLYEWFLDALPVPAHPRQYEFSRLNLNYTITSKRKLKQLVDEKHVNGWDDPRMSTLSGFRRRGYTPASIRNFCEMIGTNRSDGVVDFGMLEFSIRQDLDANAPRAMCVLRPLKVVITNYPEDQVENLELPRHPQKEELGVRKLPFAREIYIDRDDFMEEPPKGYKRLEPNGEVRLRGSYVIRADEAIKDADGNIVELRCSYDPDTLGKNPEGRKVKGVIHWVPAAASVECEVRLYDRLFRSPNPEKAEDSASFLDNINPDSLQVLTGCRAEPSLGNAQPEDRFQFEREGYFVADIKDSKPGQPVFNRTVTLRDSWGQ; from the coding sequence ATGAGCAAGCCCACTGTCGACCCTACCTCGAATGCCAAGTCCGGCCCTGCCGTGCCGGTCAATTTCCTGCGGCCGATCATCCAGGCAGACCTGGACTCGGGCAAGCACACGCAGATCGTTACTCGTTTTCCGCCTGAGCCCAACGGCTACCTGCACATCGGCCACGCCAAGTCGATCTGCGTGAACTTCGGCCTGGCCCAGGAGTTCGGCGGCGTCACGCACCTGCGTTTCGACGACACCAACCCGGCCAAGGAAGACCAGGAATACATCGATGCGATCGAAAGCGACGTCAAATGGCTGGGCTTCGAATGGTCCGGCGAAGTGCGCTACGCCTCGCAATATTTCGACCAGTTGCACGACTGGGCCATCGAGCTGATCAAGGCCGGCAAGGCCTACGTCGACGACCTGACGCCTGAGCAAGCCAAGGAATACCGCGGCAGCCTGACCGAGCCGGGCAAGAACAGTCCGTTCCGCGACCGTTCTGTGGAAGAAAACCTGGACTGGTTCGCCCGCATGCGCGCCGGTGAGTTCCCGGACGGTGCCCGCGTACTGCGCGCCAAGATCGACATGGCCTCGCCGAACATGAACCTGCGCGACCCGATCATGTACCGCATCCGCCACGCCCATCACCACCAGACCGGTGACAAGTGGTGCATCTACCCGAACTACGACTTCACCCACGGTCAGTCGGATGCCATCGAAGGCATCACCCACTCGATCTGCACCCTGGAGTTCGAAAGCCATCGTCCTCTGTACGAGTGGTTCCTCGACGCACTGCCAGTGCCGGCACACCCGCGTCAGTACGAGTTCAGCCGTCTGAACCTCAACTACACCATCACCAGCAAGCGCAAGCTCAAGCAACTGGTTGACGAGAAACACGTCAACGGCTGGGACGATCCGCGCATGTCGACCCTGTCGGGCTTCCGCCGCCGTGGCTACACCCCGGCGTCGATCCGCAACTTCTGCGAGATGATCGGCACCAACCGTTCCGACGGCGTGGTCGACTTCGGCATGCTTGAGTTCAGCATCCGTCAGGACCTGGACGCGAACGCCCCGCGCGCCATGTGCGTGCTGCGTCCGTTGAAAGTCGTGATCACCAACTATCCGGAAGACCAGGTCGAGAACCTCGAACTGCCGCGTCATCCGCAGAAAGAAGAACTCGGCGTGCGCAAGCTGCCGTTCGCCCGTGAAATCTACATCGACCGCGATGACTTCATGGAAGAGCCGCCAAAAGGCTACAAGCGCCTGGAGCCGAACGGCGAAGTGCGTCTGCGCGGCAGCTACGTGATCCGTGCCGACGAAGCGATCAAGGATGCTGACGGCAACATCGTCGAGCTGCGTTGCTCCTACGATCCGGACACCCTGGGCAAAAACCCTGAAGGCCGCAAGGTCAAGGGCGTTATCCACTGGGTGCCGGCCGCTGCCAGCGTCGAGTGCGAAGTGCGTCTGTACGATCGCCTGTTCCGTTCTCCGAACCCGGAGAAGGCCGAAGACAGCGCGAGTTTCCTGGACAACATCAACCCTGACTCACTGCAAGTGTTGACCGGTTGTCGTGCTGAACCCTCGCTGGGCAATGCACAGCCGGAAGACCGTTTCCAGTTCGAGCGCGAAGGCTACTTCGTCGCGGATATCAAGGACTCGAAACCAGGTCAGCCGGTATTCAACCGTACCGTGACCCTGCGTGATTCGTGGGGCCAGTGA
- a CDS encoding peptidylprolyl isomerase produces MTQVKLTTNHGDIVIELNAEKAPITVANFIEYVKAGHYENTVFHRVIGNFMIQGGGFEPGMKEKKDKRPSIQNEADNGLSNDKYTIAMARTMEPHSASAQFFINVADNSFLNHSGKNVQGWGYAVFGKVTAGTEVVDSIKKVSTGSKAGHQDVPNDDVIIEKAEIIEA; encoded by the coding sequence ATGACTCAAGTCAAACTGACCACCAACCACGGTGACATCGTCATCGAACTGAACGCTGAAAAAGCCCCGATCACCGTGGCCAACTTCATCGAATACGTCAAAGCCGGTCACTACGAAAACACCGTTTTCCACCGTGTCATCGGTAACTTCATGATCCAGGGCGGCGGTTTCGAGCCAGGCATGAAGGAAAAGAAAGACAAGCGTCCAAGCATCCAGAACGAAGCCGACAACGGTCTTTCCAACGACAAGTACACCATTGCCATGGCCCGCACCATGGAGCCGCATTCGGCTTCCGCGCAGTTCTTCATCAACGTGGCCGACAACAGCTTCCTGAACCACAGCGGCAAGAACGTTCAAGGCTGGGGCTACGCCGTATTCGGTAAAGTGACCGCCGGTACTGAAGTGGTCGACAGCATCAAGAAAGTCTCGACCGGCTCCAAGGCTGGCCACCAGGATGTACCAAACGACGACGTGATCATCGAGAAAGCCGAGATCATCGAAGCGTGA
- the lpxH gene encoding UDP-2,3-diacylglucosamine diphosphatase, whose amino-acid sequence MILLISDLHLEEERPDITRAFLDLLAGRARSASALYILGDFFEAWIGDDAMTPFQRSICQALRGLSDSGTAIFLMHGNRDFLLGKAFCKEAGCTLLKDPSVVQFYGEPVLLMHGDSLCTRDESYMKLRRYLRNPITLFILRHLPLSTRQKLARKLRSESRAQTRMKANDIVDVTPEEIPRIMQEYGVKTLVHGHTHRPAIHKLQIGDQAAKRIVLGDWDRQGWALQVDENGFVLAPFDFAPPPSLPAPATV is encoded by the coding sequence GTGATATTGCTGATTTCAGACTTGCATCTGGAAGAGGAACGCCCGGACATTACCCGGGCGTTTCTGGATTTGCTCGCCGGACGCGCCCGCTCGGCGAGTGCGTTGTACATTCTGGGCGACTTTTTCGAGGCGTGGATTGGCGACGATGCCATGACCCCTTTCCAGCGTTCCATTTGCCAGGCACTGCGCGGTTTGAGCGACAGCGGCACGGCCATATTTCTGATGCACGGCAATCGCGACTTCCTGCTCGGCAAGGCGTTCTGCAAGGAAGCCGGCTGCACGCTGCTGAAGGATCCGAGTGTCGTGCAGTTTTACGGCGAGCCGGTGCTGCTGATGCACGGCGACAGCCTCTGCACCCGCGACGAAAGCTATATGAAGCTGCGTCGCTACCTGCGCAACCCGATCACCCTGTTCATCCTGCGACATCTGCCGTTGAGCACCCGCCAAAAACTGGCGCGCAAGCTACGCAGTGAGAGCCGTGCGCAGACGCGGATGAAGGCCAACGACATCGTTGATGTCACGCCGGAGGAAATTCCGCGGATCATGCAGGAATACGGAGTGAAAACCCTGGTTCACGGGCATACCCATCGCCCGGCCATCCACAAGTTGCAGATCGGCGATCAGGCGGCGAAACGGATTGTGCTGGGGGACTGGGATCGTCAGGGCTGGGCGTTGCAGGTGGATGAGAACGGGTTTGTGTTGGCGCCGTTTGATTTTGCACCGCCGCCTTCCCTGCCTGCCCCTGCCACTGTTTGA
- a CDS encoding DHA2 family efflux MFS transporter permease subunit — MSNNASFSPPSLLLSTIGLSLATFMQVLDTTIANVALPTISGNLGVSSEQGTWVITSFAVSNAIALPLTGWLSRRFGEVKLFLWATMLFVLASFLCGISTSMPELIGFRVLQGLVAGPLYPMTQTLLIAVYPPARRGMALALLAMVTVVAPIAGPILGGWITDSYSWPWIFFINVPIGVFAVMVVRSQLAKRPVVTSRQPMDYVGLITLIIGVGALQVILDKGNDLDWFESNFIIIGAAISVIALAVFVIWEMTDQHPVVNLRLFAHRNFRIGTLVLVLGYAGFFGINLILPQWLQTQMGYTATWAGLAVAPIGILPVLLSPFVGKYAHKFDLRLLAGLAFLAIGLSCFMRAEFTNEVDFQHIALVQLFMGIGVALFFMPTLSILMSDLPPSQIADGAGLATFLRTLGGSFAASLTTWIWIRRADQHHAYMSESISTYEPATREALNNLGGAGNPAYAQLDHVLTSQAYMLSTVDYFTLLGWGFMGLILIVWLAKPPFAAKAGPAASGH; from the coding sequence ATGAGCAATAACGCCTCTTTTTCGCCGCCCAGCCTGTTGCTCAGCACCATCGGCCTGTCGCTGGCGACCTTCATGCAAGTGCTCGACACCACCATCGCCAACGTGGCGCTGCCGACCATCTCCGGCAACCTCGGCGTGAGTTCGGAGCAGGGCACCTGGGTCATCACCTCGTTCGCCGTGAGCAACGCCATCGCGCTGCCGCTCACCGGCTGGCTGAGCCGGCGTTTCGGCGAGGTGAAGCTGTTTCTCTGGGCCACCATGCTGTTCGTGCTGGCCTCGTTTCTCTGCGGTATTTCCACGTCGATGCCCGAGCTGATCGGCTTCCGGGTCCTGCAAGGGCTGGTGGCCGGGCCGCTGTACCCGATGACCCAGACGCTGCTGATCGCGGTGTATCCGCCCGCCAGGCGCGGCATGGCCCTGGCGTTATTGGCGATGGTCACGGTGGTGGCGCCGATTGCCGGCCCGATTCTCGGCGGCTGGATCACCGACAGTTACAGCTGGCCGTGGATCTTCTTCATCAACGTACCGATTGGCGTGTTCGCGGTGATGGTGGTGCGTTCGCAGCTGGCGAAACGTCCGGTAGTCACCAGTCGTCAGCCGATGGACTACGTCGGGCTGATCACGCTGATCATCGGCGTAGGTGCGTTGCAGGTGATCCTCGACAAGGGCAATGACCTGGACTGGTTCGAGTCGAACTTCATCATCATCGGTGCGGCCATTTCAGTGATAGCGCTGGCGGTGTTTGTGATCTGGGAAATGACCGACCAGCATCCGGTGGTCAATCTGCGCCTGTTCGCCCACCGCAACTTCCGCATCGGCACGCTGGTGCTGGTGTTGGGTTACGCCGGGTTCTTCGGCATCAACCTGATCCTGCCACAGTGGTTGCAGACCCAGATGGGCTACACCGCGACCTGGGCCGGGCTGGCGGTGGCGCCGATCGGAATTCTGCCGGTGCTGCTGTCACCGTTTGTCGGCAAGTACGCGCACAAGTTCGACCTGCGACTGCTGGCCGGGCTGGCGTTTCTGGCGATCGGCCTGAGCTGCTTCATGCGTGCCGAGTTCACCAATGAGGTGGACTTCCAGCACATCGCGCTGGTGCAGTTGTTCATGGGCATTGGCGTTGCGCTGTTCTTCATGCCGACCCTGAGCATCCTGATGTCGGACCTGCCGCCGAGCCAGATTGCCGACGGCGCTGGTCTGGCGACATTCCTGCGGACCCTGGGCGGCAGCTTTGCGGCTTCGCTGACCACCTGGATCTGGATTCGTCGGGCGGATCAACATCATGCCTACATGAGTGAAAGCATCAGTACCTATGAGCCGGCGACCCGGGAAGCGCTGAACAACCTGGGCGGGGCCGGTAATCCGGCCTATGCGCAGCTTGATCATGTGCTGACCAGCCAGGCGTATATGCTTTCGACCGTGGACTACTTCACGTTGCTGGGGTGGGGGTTCATGGGGTTGATTCTGATCGTGTGGCTGGCGAAGCCGCCGTTTGCTGCCAAAGCAGGGCCGGCGGCCAGCGGTCACTGA
- a CDS encoding efflux RND transporter periplasmic adaptor subunit produces the protein MATAENTQAQDNTSDTGNPRKRKVMLLVLAVVVALAGAGVWAYHEFIGRWNESTDDAYVNGNVVEITPLVTGTVVSIGADDGDLVHEGQVLVNFDPNDAEVGLQSAQAKLARTVRQVRGLYSNVDGMKAQVNAQQANVQKAQDNYNRRKNLAAGGAISQEELSHARDDLTSAQNALANAQQQLKTTSALVDDTVVSSHPDVMSAAADLRQAYLTNARSTLIAPVTGYVAKRTVQLGQRVQPGTALMAVIPLDQLWIDANFKETQLRDMRIGQPVDIESDIYGSDVKFSGTVDSLGAGTGSAFALLPAQNATGNWIKIVQRVPVRIHINAEELAKHPLRVGLSTNVEVNLHDQSGPVLAQQPPQQASFSTSVYDRQLGEADAMIAQLIHDNSAAVSKTAQR, from the coding sequence ATGGCCACTGCCGAAAACACTCAAGCTCAAGACAACACCTCCGATACCGGCAATCCGCGCAAACGTAAAGTGATGCTGCTGGTGCTGGCCGTCGTGGTTGCCCTCGCCGGTGCCGGCGTCTGGGCGTATCACGAATTCATCGGTCGCTGGAACGAAAGCACCGACGACGCCTACGTCAACGGCAACGTCGTGGAAATCACCCCGCTGGTGACCGGCACCGTGGTCAGCATCGGCGCCGACGATGGCGATCTGGTCCATGAAGGTCAGGTACTGGTCAACTTCGACCCGAACGACGCCGAAGTCGGCCTGCAAAGTGCCCAGGCCAAACTGGCGCGCACCGTGCGTCAGGTTCGCGGCTTGTACAGCAACGTTGATGGCATGAAAGCCCAGGTCAACGCGCAACAGGCGAACGTGCAAAAAGCCCAGGACAACTACAACCGCCGGAAAAATCTCGCCGCCGGCGGCGCGATTTCCCAGGAAGAACTGTCCCACGCTCGCGATGACCTGACCTCGGCACAAAACGCCCTGGCCAATGCCCAGCAACAACTGAAAACCACCAGCGCGCTGGTCGATGACACCGTAGTCTCCTCGCACCCGGACGTGATGTCGGCCGCTGCCGATCTGCGTCAGGCCTACCTGACCAATGCTCGCAGCACGCTGATCGCGCCAGTTACCGGTTACGTTGCCAAGCGCACCGTGCAACTTGGCCAGCGCGTGCAGCCGGGCACCGCGCTGATGGCGGTGATTCCGCTGGATCAGCTGTGGATCGATGCCAACTTCAAGGAAACCCAGCTGCGCGACATGCGCATCGGCCAACCGGTGGACATCGAATCCGACATCTATGGCAGCGACGTGAAATTCAGCGGCACCGTCGACAGCCTCGGTGCCGGCACCGGCAGCGCGTTCGCCCTGTTGCCGGCGCAGAACGCCACCGGTAACTGGATCAAGATCGTGCAACGTGTACCGGTGCGGATTCACATCAACGCCGAAGAACTGGCCAAGCATCCGCTGCGCGTGGGCCTGTCGACCAATGTCGAGGTCAACCTGCACGACCAGAGCGGTCCGGTATTGGCTCAGCAGCCGCCGCAACAGGCCTCGTTCAGCACCAGCGTCTACGACCGCCAACTGGGTGAAGCCGACGCGATGATCGCCCAACTGATCCACGACAACAGCGCTGCGGTCAGCAAGACCGCGCAACGCTGA